Proteins encoded in a region of the Vicia villosa cultivar HV-30 ecotype Madison, WI linkage group LG5, Vvil1.0, whole genome shotgun sequence genome:
- the LOC131605532 gene encoding uncharacterized protein LOC131605532: protein MPFTKYEQEGVHTLLQFYNPSLRCFTFPDYLLVPTLEEYSLFLGVPIKKGEVPYYSTMEAPTSIEISKALYLSKSVVDANLSERGRSQGFHMEFLVKRGCDAAEAKEWDTFRAILALSIYGILMFPNVPDFVDMSAIHLFILQNPVPTLLGDVYYSVHQKNRQKKGLVRCFAPLLYRWFRSHLPERGAFVDSRHTSKWAERIMGLRAKDIVWYNRSLEDREVIMSCGKFNNVPLMGIRGGINYNPVLARRTYGYAFVNPPEHSEIAENIFYHVVTDSGQMAEAVQAWKNVCWRDKKHFGQRDCATYEDYTKWVETVANTQGMPFPIKDPLYPPVGAQPNIVSMPRYNETVKQNRKLTEQMETMQGSTSQKRPRMVVDPKSTKIQERKIKEHYEDQLAELTKRLQIQTDIAKSEKARRKKADKLLLERQARIEGCYEEIRKLKGRVEEKGQSDTQAQEEARGWELRSRYLETMHFRKDLLIQEVVKRPTHAETKKLIFCTSNMVVELMDYGCLSWLRFVISHYLVVLVRDKAENS from the exons atgccgttcaccaaATACGAGCAAGAAGGAGTTCATACCTTGCTTCAGTTCTACAACCCTTCTCTCCGTTGCTTCACGTTCCCTGACTACCTTCTGGTTCCTACGTTGGAAGAATATTCTCTTTTCCTTGGTGTTCCGATCAAGAAGGGAGAAGTTCCGTACTATAGCACCATGGAGGCTCCCACTTCTATTGAAATCTccaaggctctttatttgagcaagtcggtTGTTGATGCAAATCTCTCCGAGAGAGGAAGATCTCAGGGTTTTCATATGGAGTTCCTGGTCAAAAGAGGGTGTGATGCTGCTGAAGCGAAAGAATGGGACACTTTTAGGGCTATCCTGGCTCTAAGTATCTATGGTATCCTAATGTTCCCGAACGTGCCTGATTTTGTTGACATGAGTGCAATCCATTTGTTCATTCTACAGAATCCTGTTCCTACACTCTTGGGGGATGTTTATTATTCAGTTCATCAAAAGAACCGtcaaaagaagggtttggtcagATGTTTTGCTCCTTTGCTATACCGTTGGTTCAGATCGCATTTGCCTGAACGTGGAGCTTTCGTCGATAGTAGGCACACCTCTAAATGGGCTGAAAGGATTATGGGACTTAGAGCCAAAGACATTGTATGGTATAACAGATCTTTGGAAGACAGGGAAGTTATCATGAGTTGTGGAAAGTTCAATAATGTGCCCCTCATGGGTATTAGAGGTGGGATCAATTATAATCCCGTCTTGGCTAGGAGAACTTATGGATATGCTTTCGTCAATCCTCCTGAGCACTCTGAGATAGCTGAGAACATTTTTTATCATGTGGTCACCGACAGTGGGCAGATGGCAGAAGCTGTACAAGCCTGGAAGAACGTTTGTTGGAGAGACAAGAAGCATTTTGGTCAAAGGGACTGTGCGACTTATGAAGACTATACTAAGTGGGTCGAAACTGTGGCTAATACCCAAGGGATGCCTTTCCCTATTAAGGATCCTTTGTACCCTCCTGTTGGCGCACAACCCAACATCGTCTCCATGCCCCGTTATAATGAGACTGTCAAGCAGAATCGGAAATTGACTGAACAGATGGAGACAATgcaa GGAAGCACTTCTCAAAAGAGGCCGAGAATGGTTGTCGATCCCAAGTCCACTAAGATTCAAGAGAGGAAGATCAAAGAGCATTATGAGGATCAGTTGGCGGAATTGACAAAAAGGCTCCAAATCCAGACTGATATAGCCAAATCAGAGAAAGCCCGTCGAAAGAAAGCAGACAAGCTCCTTCTGGAACGTCAAGCAAGGATTGAGGGGTGTTATGAAGAGATTCGCAAGTTGAAGGGTCGAGTGGAAGAGAAGGGCCAAAGTGATactcaagctcaagaggaagccagAGGTTGGGAATTGAGAAGCCGTTACTTGGAGACCATGCATTTCAGAAAGGACCTATTGATTCAAGAAGTTGTTAAAAGACCAACCCATGCTGAGACCAAAAAGct aatattttgtacttcaaacATGGTTGTGGAATTAATGGATTATGGTTGTTTATCTTGGTTGCGCTTTGTTATTTCTCATTATCTTGTAGTGTTGGTTCGAGACAAAGCTGAAAATTCTTGA